CAATTTTTGATGTTAATGCTGAATATTTCATAAACACTTCGCTGTTTTTTATTCTTGTTGAAATTTCAGATTGAGACCAGTCGAAGGTCGGATTTACTGGAAAATCAGGCTGAATATACCAAATTGAATTTGAAGGAGGTAGTTTTGTGGGTGTAAAGTTTGGCAACCAAATTACTTCAAAAGTATTATTTCCTTTATAATAATCGAATTTTACTGCATTTACGCCTGTTCTGATTTCATCAAAATCTGGCAACAAAAATTCCGTCAAATTTAATGGTGAAACAATATCGGTGATAAAAACACCGTCTGCTTTTCCCCAAACTATTTGTTGTTTACCTATGCGTATATCGAAATTATTGAAGTATAAATCAAGATAAAGTTCTCTTAATCGTAAATTTAAGCTATCTGTATTAAAACTATATAACATTGGATTTGCTTTGAAAGCAACCTTTTCACCCGATTTGGCAAAATTCAGATTTAGCGTATTTTGAAGAATTGAGAAATCACCGTTTTCAAATAAAACTCCTGTATAATTTCTTGCAAAACCAGAAATCTCAGGGTTTTGCGCTATTGTAAATTGACTTGCAATTACAATCATTATCAGTGTTAATCCTTTTGTTTTCATTTTCTACTATTTAATTTTTCAATGGTTCAATGGTACAATTATTCAATGGTTCAATTATTCAATATTGTATCTTTGTATCATTGTATAATTGTATCATTAATTTACAATCCTCTCATCATCATTCTTTCAGTAAATTTTGATGCAGAAACTCCTACATTTACTTTAACATCACTTAATACCATACTTGTTGTATGATTTTTCTGAACATTTTTCATTTCTGAATTTGTAACAATCCAAAATCCTGATATTTCTTCGTAAGATTTTATGTTTAAAATTTTCAGCAGTTCACCATCTTCGTCATAAAACTCTTTTTTTACGCCAATAAAGTTAGCTTTATTAATCCATGCTACAGTTTTTGAATACATATATTCTTCATCAATAGATTTAATTTCAACAACATAACATTCTTTGCCATCAAGTTTTTCTGTTCTTAAAAGTTTGTGTTTATCTGCTTCTAATTTTCTATCACCTAAATCATCATAGGTAAAATCAGAACCCATAAAATAGTCACTTTTGCTATCGCTTGAAATACGTTTGGTTTTTTTGAGTGCTGGTAGATAAATCCACTGATCATCAGATTTATCACTGTCATAACTCCAATTCATAAACGATGTATTTTTAACATCGGCAGGCGATTGAAAAAACATAATGCTTTTTTCAACATCACCAATATCTTTAGTGTATTGTTTGATTTTTCTGACTCTTTGTTTTCCTTGCTTGTTTGTAAGAGTCATTGTAAGCAATGAAGTTTGGTCATCGCCGGTTGCACGGTTGTAGGCTTTTTCTATAATTTGTGTTCCCGTTAATTGTGCATTTGCACTAAAACTTGCTGCAATTAATATTGCAATTACGATTGTTGTGATATTTAAATTTTTCATTGTTTTCTTTTTTTTAATTTTTAATATATGGTGTAATGGTGCAATTATTCAATGGTGCAATGATACAATGGTGCAATGGTGCAATGATACAATGATACAATGGTTACTGCTGTTTTTGTTTCATCGTATAGTTGAAAATTGTATAATTGTATAATTGTATAATTGAATCATTGTATAATTGAATAATTATTGACTAACTGTTTTTAAGATAGCTCCAAGTATTTTCTTTATTTCTTCGATATCTTCAAGTAAACTGTTTGCTAATTTTGGTTCAATATAACCACTGTCTTTAAACAAACGTAACCAATAATGTGTTTCTCTCGCTTCTTTGTATGCAATAAAAAACTTAGCCCTGAAATCTTTCTTTGAGATACCTCCGACAGCCTCTTCCGAATTTGCTCCTATTGATGTCCCGCTTCTAAGTATTTGTTTTGATAGAGTATATTCTTTCTTTTCATCAACTAAATATTTATATAATTTTAGGATACGCAAAGCAAAAGTGTATGACTTTGTAAGAATAATATTTTCTTCCATAATTTATAGTTTTTAATTAATTAAAAAAGTATTGATGCGATTATGCAATGATACAATTATTCAATGATCCAAAGATACAATATTGAATAATTGAACCATTGAATCATTGAATCATTTCTTCTTAAAATACAAATTTCCACCATATAAAAGCACCAACATAACAGTAAGTGTACCCACAAAACTTGTGAACATATTTAATGAAACTAAAGCTCCGAGCGCTCGGTTTGGAGGAAAGACAGAAAATAATAGAACCATAAAACCGGCAATTACTACTACGGCGTTAAATAATATTGCTCTGCCCGAATGTGCCATAGTTTTTTGTGCAGTAAGCATTTTGTTGCCTGTTTCTTTTGCATTTTTACGATATTGTTCCAAAAAATGTACAGCATAATCAATTCCGATGCCTATTGCAATACTTGATAATAAGGCAGTTGTGGTACTGAGTGGAATGTTTAAAAATCCCATAACTCCGAAACTTATTAATGCTGTAATAATTATTGGCACCGCACCTATTAGCCCTATTTTGATATTTTTGAACATCAACGAAAGTAAAATCACAATAATAATCAGAGAAAGTACTAAACTCAT
Above is a window of Bacteroidota bacterium DNA encoding:
- a CDS encoding four helix bundle protein, with protein sequence MMEENIILTKSYTFALRILKLYKYLVDEKKEYTLSKQILRSGTSIGANSEEAVGGISKKDFRAKFFIAYKEARETHYWLRLFKDSGYIEPKLANSLLEDIEEIKKILGAILKTVSQ
- a CDS encoding outer membrane lipoprotein-sorting protein — translated: MKNLNITTIVIAILIAASFSANAQLTGTQIIEKAYNRATGDDQTSLLTMTLTNKQGKQRVRKIKQYTKDIGDVEKSIMFFQSPADVKNTSFMNWSYDSDKSDDQWIYLPALKKTKRISSDSKSDYFMGSDFTYDDLGDRKLEADKHKLLRTEKLDGKECYVVEIKSIDEEYMYSKTVAWINKANFIGVKKEFYDEDGELLKILNIKSYEEISGFWIVTNSEMKNVQKNHTTSMVLSDVKVNVGVSASKFTERMMMRGL